AGATATAATTGAAATCTTTCCAGCTTTTTGACCAGCTTTTCAAAATTTGTTAAATTAAAGGGTAGATAGGATAGACTATACCGTGGAAAGGATTTTAAGGAAAACCATTAAACCGATTAATTCATGAAAAGGAAAAGTTTAACCATAGCGTTGCTGGCATTGGCAACAGGAGTTATGGCCCAATCCGTTGACGATGGGCTGAAGCATCTTTATTACGGAAAATATCAGTCAGCAAAACAAGACCTGGAAAAAGTAGTGGCTGCAAAGGCCAATGACGATAGGGGCTATTATTATCTCGGTATCGCCGAGTTAGGCCTTGAAAACCAGGCAGGTGCTGCTGCCGCTTTTCAGAAAGGCTTACAGGCTGTGCCTAATTCACCGCTGTTAACAGTGGGTGCGGGCCGTATCGACCTGTTGAAAGGCGATGCCGCTGCAGCTAAGCAAAAGTTTGAAACGGCTATTACAGCAACTAAAAATAAAAACGGAGAAGTAGCCCGCGCAGTAGCGGATGCTAATACCGAAGTTAAAGGTGGCGACCGTGCCTATGCATTGAAAGTAATGGAGACATTGCTGAACAATGAGGGCGCTAAGAAGAAGGAGATTTACAACGCCACCGCCGCCGATTACATCGAACTGGGTGATGCTTTGCGCTACCTCGGTGGTGAAAACGGTGGTAAGGCCATCGCTTCCTATGAGAAAGCGATCGATCTGGATCCTAAAAATGCAGAAGCGATCATGAAGCAAGGCCTCGTAAATTACAATGCTAAATTGAAGCAGCAGGCCCTGGGCGACTGGGTACGGGCAACGACAACCGATCCACAATATGGTCCGGCCTTCTTTGAACTGTATTCATTTTACTTCACGCCACGTGCCGACCAGCTGGATATTTCCAAAGCAAAAGATTACCTGCAGAAGTACCTGGCAGTAGCGGATCCGACCGACAAAGTGGGTAACGAATACTATTTGGCGGCCATCACCTTCTTTAACAAAGATTACGATGAGGCCATCAACAAGGCGAAAGCCTTGATGCCTGTAGCCAATGAAGTTTTCCAGGGTAAACTGACCCGCCTGATCGGCGACGCTTATCTGCAGAAAGGTGACTCTTTGAACGCACAGAAGACCATGGATGAGTATGTTGCCAAAGTGGGCGATGCCAAACTGGTAGTAGATGACTACAAGCTGCTCAGCGAAATCTATGGTCGCATGAAGTTCGCCGACTCTACTGCACAGGTGCAGAATGATACGAAAGCGCTTACTTACCTGGAAAAATATGCTACTTCCGATACGACCAAGGATGCGGACCGTTTCGAAAGTGTAGCGAAGGCATATGCTGCAGCTCACGTATATGATAAAGCCGGTGATTGGTACCAACGCCTGCTGGACCTGAAACTGGAAAAGAAGGAAAATCCATCCGCGATCGACTATTATAATGTCGGCTTGAACTATTACCGTGGCTCCGCCAGTGAGGCCGGAACCGACACCACGCTGTTGAATCGTGCAGACACTGCTTTTGGCCGCCTGGCAGAAAAGTTCCCGGATATTACCACCGGCCACTACTGGCGCGGGATGGCGAATGCCGGTAAGGACGTGGAGGCCAAAACGGGCGTAGCGCTGCCTTACTTCGAGAAGTACATCACCATGGCAGAAAGCGACCCTGCAAAGAACAAGGCAGGCCTGGTGAAAGCCTACACCTATATTATGGTATACTACTATAATACCGACGACAAGGCGAACCTCCAGAAGTATATGGACAAGGTTTTGCCGCTGGATCCGAACAATGAAGCGGCCAAAGCCATTAAAGAAAACCTGGCTTCCAAAACAGGAACAGGGGCCAAAGCCACAAAATAGCAGTTTGAACAGCTCAACGGCTGTTATAACACATAAGTAGGAAGGAGTTTTCACAGTTTTTTGAACGCTGTGAAAACTCCTTTCTGTTTCTAATAGAAATGTATTCATATCTGATTATATTACATATGCAAAAAAATAATTAGATTTTCCTCATTGTTCATTTGTATTTTGGTATAGTTACAGTATTTTTGCCTGATTGGAATTACATTTCAACTTATTAGGGGAAGCTTATGTCATTTGGAAGTGAAATTTTAACTGCTACAAATACTCCGTTCAGTTATTTTCCTATTGTGCTGCAAATGCTTGCGGCCCTGGGATTCGTAGCGATAACAATGGTGGCCACACACTTTCTCGGCCCTAAACGTAAAACCAGCGATAAACTGATCAACTTCGAGAGCGGTATCGAGCAGAAGGGTAATGCCCGTCAGCCGGTAGCGATCAAGTATTTTCTGACGGCAATTTTGTTTGTGTTGTTCGATGTGGAAGTGATCTTTTTCTACCCTTACGCTGTTAATTTCAGGGGATTAGGTTGGGACGGCTTTATGGCAATGCTGATGTTTGTCGGCTTTTTCGTAGGCGGTTTCATCTACATCTGGAAGAAAGGCGCTCTCATGTGGGAGGATTAAGGCACTTTACTTGCAGTACATTATCTGATAGGGAACTTTTTGAAACTTATATAAATCTCCCGCTCGGGAGGCTAGGAGGTAAATATGGCACGTCCGGTTCAATTTAATAATAAGGTGAAGATGGTAGAGGCGCCCCAGGGTTATGGCGGCGAAGGCTTTTTTGCCACCTCTTTTGATAAAGTGATTGGTTTGGCCAGGAAAAACTCCATCTGGCCGCTGCCCTTTGCAACTTCGTGCTGCGGCATCGAGTTCATGGCGACCATGGGTGCTCACTACGATCTGGCCCGCTTTGGTGCAGAACGTATGGGTTTTACCCCCCGTCAGTGTGATGTGTTGCTGGTAATGGGTACGATTTCTAAAAAGATGGGTCCTGTATTACGCCAGGTATACCTGCAAATGGCCGAGCCTCGTTGGGTAATCGCCGTGGGTGCCTGTGCGAGCAGCGGCGGTATTTTCGATACTTACTCTGTGCTGCAGGGCATTGACCAGGTGATACCGGTGGATGTATACGTTCCAGGTTGCCCTCCGCGCCCGGAAGCGATCCTGGATGGCTTTATGAAAGTGCAGGAGCTGGTGCATAACGAAAGTTTACGCCGCCGTCACTCCCCGCAGTACAAAGAGCTGATGAACTCCTACGGAATTGAATAGCACTGGCTTTATCCGACAGCCACAAGCATAGATAACTGTAATTGTATATTGTAATGTCCCTCACGAACGAACATATTAGAAGCAGGCTTGCAGAGAAGTTTGGTGATGCTATCACCCATGTGGAAGAGCCGTATGGCATGCTTACCTTCACTGCACCGAAAGAACTAAACCTGAAGGTGCTGCAGTTCCTGTACGACGAAGAAGACCTGAAGTTCAGGTTTATGACCGACCTCACTGGCGTACACTATCCCGACCAGGTGGGTGCCGAACTCGGCGTCGTTTATCATCTTAACAATATGCGCGACAATGTAAAGATCCGCTTTAAGGTATTTACGGCTGTTGCTGCACCACAGATATTTACCGCTACCCGCTTGTTTGAGGCGGCGAACTGGATGGAACGCGAAACGTATGACTTCTTTGGAATCGATTTCGTGGGCCACCCGAACCTGAAACGCATTCTCAATGTGGATGAAATGGATTACTTCCCGATGCGTAAGGAGTTTCCGCTGGAAGACCAGACCCGTATTGACAAAGACGACGAAATGTTTGGTCGCGGTACAATTGATAAACAGTAATTAGAAATAAGACGAAATGAGTAATGGAAAACAGATGAAGCCGTACCGATGGAGTGGTGATACACACGCCGGGGCCGCTGTATCTGCTTTCCATTTCCTTTTTATATCATAATAAAGGCTATGTCAGAGCAGCAACATATAAACCTGCCGGAAGGCTCGATTGAAAAGCAGACAACGACGCTGAACCTGGGTCCTACCCACCCGGCTACACACGGTGTATTCCAGAACGTTATGGAGCTGGACGGTGAAAGAGTGGTATCGACCGTTCCTACTGTAGGATATATTCACCGGGCTTTTGAGAAAATAGCTGAACGCCGGCCTTATTACCAGATTACGCCGCTGACGGACAGGCTTAACTACTGTTCTTCTCCCATCAACAATATTGGCTGGCACCTGACGGTGGAAAAGCTGCTGGGTATTGAAACGCCTAAGCGTGTGGATTACCTGCGCGTGATCATCATGGAACTGGCGCGTATTGCAGACCACCTGATCTGTAACTCTGTAATCGGGGTGGACAGTGGTGCGTTTACGGGCTTCCTGTACGTGATGCAGTACCGCGAGTTGATTTATGAAATTTACGAAGAAGTATGTGGTTCGCGCCTCACGACTAACATTGGTCGTATCGGCGGTTTCGAAAGAAACTTTACGCCCACTGCTTTTGCTAAAATAGAAAAGTTCCTGAACGAGTATCCGGACGTGTTGCGTGAGTTTGAAAAACTCTTTAACCGTAACCGCATATTCATGGAACGTACGATCGGCGTTGGACCTATCTCCGGCGAAAGAGCGCTGAACTACGGCTTTACAGGACCTAACCTGCGTGCGACCGGCGTTGACTACGACGTACGTGTGGCGCAGCCTTACAGCTCTTACCAGGATTTTGATTTCACGATTCCTGTAGGTTCTACGGGCGATACGTACGATCGTTTCCTGGTGCGTAACGGTGAAATGTGGCAGAGCCTCAGCATCATCCGCCAGGCGATGGACAAAGTGAAATCGCTGCCGGCAGATGTTTTTCATGCGGATGTACCTGCGTACTACCTGCCTGAGAAAGAGGATGTGTATACAAAGATGGAAGCGCTGATCTATCACTTTAAGATCGTGATGGGTGAGACGGAAATATTACCTGGTGAAGTGTATCACGCAGTAGAAGGCGGCAACGGCGAACTGGGTTACTACCTGATCAGTGATGGTGGCCGCTCTCCCTACAGGCTGCACTTCCGCCGGCCGTGCTTTATTTACTACCAGGCTTATCCTGAACTGGTGAAAGGTGCCATGCTGAGCGATGCGATCATTTGTATGAGTAGCCTGAACCTGATTGCAGGTGAGCTGGACGCGTAAAGATTATTAGCGAAATAAATTACAAACTCGAAGGGGTTTATTATGATACAATTTTCTGAAGAGAAGCTGAATAAAGTAAAGGAGATCATGGCACGCTACCCGGAGGGGAAGCAGAAAAGTGCGCTGATACCGGTGTTGCACCTGGCGCAGGAAGCATTTGGCGGCTGGTTAAGCTCCGATACGATGGATTATGTAGCAAGCCTGCTGCAGATCACCAACATCGAAGTGTACGAGGTGGCAACCTTTTACAGCATGTTTAACCTGCAACCCGTAGGCAAGTACCTGTTTGAAGTTTGTCAGACTGGACCCTGCATGGTTAACGGTTCCGACCAGATCATTGACTACATTAAACAGAAGCTGGGCATTGGCGTTGGTGAAACCACCCCCGATGGCCTTTTTACTTTAAAGACGGTAGAGTGCCTGGGCGCCTGCGGTTACGCACCTATGATGCAGCTGGGCAAACATTACCGCGAGCACCTGACGCCTGCAAAAGTAGATGCCATCATCGACGAGTGCAGAGCGAAAGCCGGGAATTAAGCATAAGCTGAAGTGTGCGACGCAACGGAGGTTGAATAGTATTACCAAAGCTGATCTCATAAAGAAAGAAAATATAACAACGCTAACAGCGGAGAACATGGGACGAAAATTATTGCTAGACAAAGCGCATATAGAAGGCATCCGGTATTACGACGTATACCGGAAGAACGGAGGTTATGCAGCGGCTGAAAAGGCCCTGAAGTCCATGACGACCGACCAGGTGCTGGACGAAGTGAAAAAGAGCGGCCTGCGTGGTCGTGGTGGTGCGGGCTTCCCGACGGGATTGAAATGGAGCTTTATCGCCAAACCGGAAGGTGTTCCCCGTTACCTGGTGTGCAACGCGGACGAATCTGAACCAGGTACGTTCAAAGACCGTTACCTGATGGAGTTTCTCCCTCACCTGCTGATCGAAGGCCTGTTGATTTCGAGCTATACACTCGGTGCCAACAGCACTTATATATACATCCGTGGCGAATATGCGTGGATTCCGGATATCCTGGAAGAAGCGATTGCCGAAGCCAAGAAGAACGGCTGGCTGGGTAAAAACATCCAGGGTACCGGCTTCGATCTTGAAATATATGTACAACGCGGCGGCGGCGCTTACATCTGCGGCGAAGAAACAGCGCTCATCGAATCACTCGAAGGTAAGCGCGGTAACCCAAGACTGAAACCACCATTCCCGGCGGTGAAAGGTTTGTGGCAGTCGCCTACCGTGGTAAACAACGTAGAAACACTGGCGGCCGTAGTGCCGATCATCAATATTGGTGGTGAAGAGTATGCAAAGATTGGTGTTGGTAAATCAACCGGCACGAAACTTATTTCTGCATGCGGCAACATCAACAAACCTGGTGTGTATGAAATAGACATGACCATCAGCGTGGAAGAATTTATTTATTCTGAAGAATACTGCGGCGGCATTCCTAACGGCAAACGCCTGAAGGCTTGTATCCCCGGCGGATCTTCCGTACCCATCCTGCCTGCTAACCTGTTGCTGACTACCGCAAAAGGAGAGAAGCGTATGATGAACTACGAAAGCCTGAACGACGGTGGTTTTGCTACCGGAACTATGATGGGATCGGGCGGTTTCATTGTGCTGGACGAAGACCAATGCGTGGTTCGTCACACCCTGAGCCTCGCACGCTTCTATCACCACGAAAGCTGCGGACAGTGTAGCCCTTGCCGTGAAGGTACCGGCTGGATGAAACGTGTGTTGTTGAACATCGAGAACGGTAAAGGTAAAATGAGCGATATCGATCTGCTGTGGGACATCCAACGTAAGATCGAGGGTAATACGATTTGTCCGCTGGGTGATGCGGCGGCCTGGCCGGTAGCGGCGGCGATCCGTCACTTCCGTGACGAGTTCGAGTGGCATATTACGCACCCGGAAGAAGCGCTGAAACGCAACTTCGGACTGGCACACTACGCCGATCCATTACCGGTACCACAGCCTGTAGCCTAATTAGCAAACATGACGCGCCGATGCGCGAAAAAATATAAGTCATTATTATGGCGGAAGAAAAGAAATTATTCAAAGTTACGATCGACAATATCTCTGTTGAGGTAGAGCCGGGCACCACCATCCTGAATGCTGCCCGCCAGATTGGAGGAGATATAGTGCCCCCGGCTATGTGCTATTACAGCAAGTTGCAGGGGAGTGGCGGTAAATGCCGTACCTGCCTGGTAAAAGTGAGCAAAGGTTCTGAAGCAGATCCGCGCCCTATGCCTAAGCTGGTGGCCAGCTGCCGTACTACCGTAATGGACGGTATGGAAGTAGCCAACATCACCTCTCCCGAAGTAATTGAAGCCCGTAAAGGTGTAGTAGAGATATTACTGCTGAACCACCCACTGGACTGTCCCATTTGTGACCAGGCTGGTGAGTGTCATCTACAGGACCTTAGCTACGAGCATGGTGTAAGCGCAACCCGTTACGAGTTTAAGCGCCGCACGTTCGATAAAGTGGACCTGGGCGACAAGATCCAGCTGCACATGACGCGTTGCATTCTTTGCTACCGTTGCGTATTTACAGCCGATCAGCTCACCGAGAAACGCGAGCACGGCGTACTGGGGCGTGGTGAACATGCCGAAATCGGTACTTATATTAAAGAATCACTGGATAACGACTTTATCGGCAACGTGATCGACGTTTGCCCGGTAGGCGCCCTTACCGATAAAACCTTCCGTTTCAAAAACCGCGTATGGTTCCTGAAGCCGGTAGATGCACACCGCAACTGCGAAAATCCGAAGTGCTGTGGTAAAACCACGCTTTGGATGAGAGGCGAAGAAGTGTTTCGTGTAACCGCCCGTAAAGATGTGTATGGAGAAGTGGAAGCCTTTATCTGCGATACCTGCCGCTTCGATAAAAAGGAAGCGAAAGACTGGGTAGTGGAAGGTCCGCGTAACATCAGCCGCTCCAGCGTTATTTCCCAGAATCACTATGTAAAAACAGTGAAGCCGCAGGAAACCATCGAGAAGGTACTGGATGGCCGCAAGCCGAAACTGCTGATGGACATTCACACAGTGAGCGAGGTAAACCGTCCGGGAATTGACTTGTCGCAGATCGAAGGTCCGGCGCATTCCGATGACTTTAATAAGAAAGGAGTTCAATAATTGATTTATGCAGTTCATGGGAATAGATTTAGTATTCGTTCTTGAAAAAATATTGCTGATATCTGCCGTACTGGCTGTATCGCTGGTGGTGGCCATGTATTGCACCTGGGGCGAACGTAAAGTAGCGGGCTGGATACAGGACCGTATTGGTCCCGATCGTGCGGGTCCGCTGGGGTTATTGCAACCGCTCGCGGATGGTGGTAAACTCTTCTTCAAAGAAGAAATTATCCCTTCGAACGCTAACCGCTTTTTGTTCGTACTGGGTCCGTCCCTGGCGATGCTAACCGCTTGTATGACCGGCGCCGTTATTCCCTGGGGAGATGTGCTCACCATTGGTGACATGCAGGTGTCGTTGCAGGTGGCGGACATCAACGTAGGCATTCTTTACATCTTCGGCGTAGTGAGTTTAGGTGTATATGGAATTATGATCGGCGGCTGGGCGTCCAATAACAAATTCTCCCTGCTGGCGGCCGTTCGCGGTGCTTCGCAGATCATCAGTTATGAGCTGGCAATGGGTATGTCGCTGATTGCGCTGCTCATGCTTACCCAAACACTGAGCCTGAAGGAGATCGTTGAGCAACAGCGTGAAGGTTACTGGAACATCGTTTACCAGCCACTGGGCTTTTTACTGTTCCTGATCTGTGCGTTTGCCGAATGTAACCGTGCTCCGTTTGACCTTCCCGAAGCAGAGAACGAATTGAACGGTGGTTATCACCTGGAGTATTCGTCGATGAAACTGGGTTTCTTCCTGTTCGCGGAGTATATCAACATGTTTATCAGTTCTGCGCTGATGGCGACCCTCTACTTCGGTGGTTACGCCTTCCCATTCATGGACGAGCTGGGGCTGAGCGGCAACGTAGTAACGATACTCGGCATCGTGGCCTTGTTCCTTAAAACGTTCGCTTTCATCTTCTTCTTCATGTGGGTAAGATGGACGCTGCCAAGGTTCCGTTACGACCAGCTGATGAAACTGGGTTGGAAAGTACTGATTCCACTGGCGCTGCTGAATATGTTACTGACAGGTGGATTTATCCTGTGGCAACAGAGCTAAAATAAATTGAGCAACAACATTGACTGAGAAAGTCATCAATATAAACTAATTGAGATGGAAGCATTAACTAACAGGTCGCAGGCAGTAGACAGAAGTCCGATGAACTTCTGGGAAAGACTTTACCTGCCCGCTATTTTCAAAGGTTTGGGCATTACGTTCAAACACCTGTTCAGGAAAAAGGCAACCGTAAGGTTCCCTGAAGAGAAAAGACAGTTCAGCCCCGTTTTCCGCGGACTGCACATCCTGAACCGCGATGAAGAAGGACGCGAGCGTTGCACTGCCTGTGGTTTGTGCGCAGTGGCTTGTCCGGCCGAGGCCATTACCATGGAAGCGGCAGAACGTAAGGAGGGTGAAGAAAACCTGTATCGTGAAGAGAAGTATGCAGCGCGTTATGAGATCAATATGCTGCGTTGCATTTTCTGTGGTTTCTGCGAAGAGGCCTGTCCGAAAGAGGCGATCTATATGACCGAAACATTTGCGCCGGCGAACTACCAGCGTAAAGGTTTCATTTACGGAAAAGACGATCTGCTGATCCCCGATCCTAAAGCAAAAGCGTAACTGAAAATTTATAAGCGAGAAAATGAGTTTACAAGAGATCATTTTTATTGTTCTGTCGATCGTGTCCATCGTGACGGCGCTGGGCGTTATCATCAGTAAGAACCCGGTGAATAGTGTGTTATCGCTGATCGTACTGTTCTTTTCCATCACCTGCCACTACATTATGCTGAATGCGCAGTTCCTGGCGATCGTGAACTTTATTGTTTACATGGGCGCCATCATGGTACTGTTCCTGTTCGTGATCATGCTGTTAAACCTTAATGCCGAGCTGGAGCCGCAGAAGCGTAACTGGCTGAAGTATGCAGGGGCTATCAGCGGTGGTGCGCTGTTGCTGGTGATTACCGGTGTATTACGTTCCGCCAGCATGGCATCGCTCGATATGGAGAATGCCAGCGAAATCGGTTTGATCCAGAACCTGGGTCACACATTGTTTTCACAGTACGTGGTGCCGTTCGAGATCAGCAGCATCCTGTTCTTAACCGCCATGGTAGGTGCTGTGGTACTGGGTAAAAAAGACTAACATTCAATCTAACAGAAACATATTATGCCGGTTCAGTATTACATCTTTTTAAGCATAGCGCTGTTTTGCATCGGGGTGATGGGCGTGTTGATCCGCAGGAACGCTATCGTCATTTTTATGTGCATTGAGCTGATGCTGAATGCCGTAAACCTCTTGCTGGTGGCTTTTTCCAAAATGTGGGTGGATGCAGGTCGTATTGATGCGGCAGCTGCACAGTTATTCGTGTTCTTTATCATGGTGGTAGCCGCTGCTGAAGTAACAGTAGGTTTGGCCGTTATCGTGATGATGTACCGTAACGCACATTCTGTAGACATCAACATATTAAACAGGTTAAAGAACTAACCCTCACGGGTCTTTACCGTAACTGTAATTTCGTAATTAGTATTTGAGCAAATGATACATCTTGTTTGGCTGGTTCCTTTACTGCCGCTGTTAGGCTTTCTGATCAATGGGCTGGGAAGGAAAAGTTTATCCAAATCGTTGGTAGGCATTATTGGTAGCGGCGCTATTATCGCCGGTTTTGTGATCAGCCTGCTCATATTCCTCGACGTGAGAACACCGGGTTTCACTACAGAGGTAGTAACCTTGTTCGACTTCATTTCCGTAGGTAGCCTCAGCATTCCGTTTGCTTTCCAGGTGGACCAGCTGAGCGCGTTGTTCCTGCTGATCATCACGGGCGTAGGTTCCCTCATTCACATTTATTCCACTTCCTACATGCACGAGGAAAGTAACGAAGGTTTTGCCCGTTACTTCGCTTACCTCAACCTGTTCGTATTCTCTATGCTGTTGCTGGTGCTGGGCGCCAACTACGTAATGATGTTCATCGGCTGGGAGGGTGTAGGTTTATGTTCTTACCTGTTGATCGGTTTCTGGTTTAAAAATCCCAGTTACAATAAAGCAGCTAAGAAAGCCTTTGTGATGAACCGCATTGGTGACCTTGGCTTTTTGCTCGGTATTTTCCTGATGATCGCCAACTTTGGTTCTGTAACCTTCCCTGAAGTGTTTGCGCAGGCAAAGGAGCTGGGACTGAACAGTGGTGTGCTGATGGCGATCGCCGCCCTGCTGTTTGTAGGTGCGAGGTAAATCGGCACAGGTACCTTTATACACCTGGCTACCCGATGCGATGGCGGGTCCAACCCCGGTATCGGCCCTGATACACGCGGCGACGATGGTTACGGCCGGTATCTATATGGTGGCCCGCAGCAACGTGATTTATTCTTTGTCGCCCTGCGTACAGATGGTAGTGGCTGTTATCGGCCTGGTAACTGCCCTGCTGGCGGCTTCTATCGCACTGAAACAAAACGATATTAAAAAAGTACTGGCTTACTCCACCGTGAGTCAGCTGGGTTATATGTTCATCGCCCTCGGCGTTGGCGCTTATACCGCTGCTGTTTTCCACGTGATGACGCACGCATTCTTCAAAGCCCTGTTGTTCCTCGGTTCCGGCAGTGTTATTCACGCGATGGGTGGCGAGCAGGATATTCGTAAGATGGGTAACCTCAAAAAGTGGATGCCGATTACCAATATCACCTTCCTGATCGGCTGCCTGGCGATTGCCGGTATTCCTGGTCTGTCGGGCTTCTTCTCTAAAGATGAAATTCTGGCGCATGCATTTGTATCGAACAAGGTGATTTACGCAGGCGCGCTTATCGGCGCACTGATGACCGCCTTCTACATGTTCCGCCTGTATTATATTACCTTCTGCGGACAGTTCCGCGGCACACACGAGCAGGAACATCACCTGCACGAAAGCCCGGTAGCTATTACTTTCCCGCTGATTGTACTGGCCATCCTTTCTGTAATTGGTGGTTATGTAGGCATGCCTGCTGCATTCGGCGTACCGAACCTGCTGCAAGGTTACCTGCACCCGATCTTCGAAGGCGCACACGTAACAGAACATGGTCACTTAAGCCATTCGATGGAATGGATACTGATGGGCATCAGCTCCGGACTGGTGATCGTAACGATCCTTTTTGCGCGCAGCAAATTTATTAACTACAAGGACAGCGGTGTG
This genomic interval from Chitinophaga horti contains the following:
- a CDS encoding NADH-quinone oxidoreductase subunit J family protein, translated to MSLQEIIFIVLSIVSIVTALGVIISKNPVNSVLSLIVLFFSITCHYIMLNAQFLAIVNFIVYMGAIMVLFLFVIMLLNLNAELEPQKRNWLKYAGAISGGALLLVITGVLRSASMASLDMENASEIGLIQNLGHTLFSQYVVPFEISSILFLTAMVGAVVLGKKD
- the nuoK gene encoding NADH-quinone oxidoreductase subunit NuoK; translated protein: MPVQYYIFLSIALFCIGVMGVLIRRNAIVIFMCIELMLNAVNLLLVAFSKMWVDAGRIDAAAAQLFVFFIMVVAAAEVTVGLAVIVMMYRNAHSVDINILNRLKN
- a CDS encoding proton-conducting transporter transmembrane domain-containing protein; protein product: MIHLVWLVPLLPLLGFLINGLGRKSLSKSLVGIIGSGAIIAGFVISLLIFLDVRTPGFTTEVVTLFDFISVGSLSIPFAFQVDQLSALFLLIITGVGSLIHIYSTSYMHEESNEGFARYFAYLNLFVFSMLLLVLGANYVMMFIGWEGVGLCSYLLIGFWFKNPSYNKAAKKAFVMNRIGDLGFLLGIFLMIANFGSVTFPEVFAQAKELGLNSGVLMAIAALLFVGAR
- a CDS encoding NADH-quinone oxidoreductase subunit L, with the translated sequence MAGPTPVSALIHAATMVTAGIYMVARSNVIYSLSPCVQMVVAVIGLVTALLAASIALKQNDIKKVLAYSTVSQLGYMFIALGVGAYTAAVFHVMTHAFFKALLFLGSGSVIHAMGGEQDIRKMGNLKKWMPITNITFLIGCLAIAGIPGLSGFFSKDEILAHAFVSNKVIYAGALIGALMTAFYMFRLYYITFCGQFRGTHEQEHHLHESPVAITFPLIVLAILSVIGGYVGMPAAFGVPNLLQGYLHPIFEGAHVTEHGHLSHSMEWILMGISSGLVIVTILFARSKFINYKDSGVANTGISKILENKWYVDELYDAVIVKPLIALSRFFQDVIERSGIDGLVNGVGKGVKWSGRQARLLQNGLVGFYIFAMVLGMILLLVISMFL